Proteins found in one Borreliella valaisiana VS116 genomic segment:
- the rpmF gene encoding 50S ribosomal protein L32, which translates to MAVPKFKPSKSRSRTRRSINMRKKIPQFQECSNCGNLGVRHRICLKCGYYRNNQYLEIGL; encoded by the coding sequence ATGGCTGTTCCAAAATTTAAGCCTTCAAAATCTAGGAGTAGAACAAGGCGTAGTATAAATATGAGGAAGAAAATTCCACAATTTCAAGAATGTTCTAATTGTGGTAATCTTGGGGTGAGACACAGAATTTGTTTAAAATGTGGATATTATAGAAATAATCAATATCTGGAAATAGGTTTATAG
- the acpP gene encoding acyl carrier protein, translating to MDNDEIFSKVRSIISEQLDKKEDEITLDSRFVEDLSADSLDIYELLYLLEEAFDDKIPENEANEFETVGDVVNFIKKRKG from the coding sequence ATGGATAATGATGAAATTTTTAGCAAGGTTAGATCTATTATATCTGAGCAACTTGATAAAAAAGAAGATGAAATTACTCTAGACTCTAGATTTGTTGAGGATCTTAGTGCAGATAGTCTTGACATTTATGAGCTTTTATATTTGCTTGAAGAGGCTTTTGATGATAAGATTCCAGAGAACGAAGCTAATGAATTTGAAACGGTAGGTGATGTTGTTAATTTTATTAAAAAGAGAAAAGGTTGA
- the rnc gene encoding ribonuclease III, with amino-acid sequence MKKNSSDFCFDSERKAQLSEFLENLSIDFNNFDLLNTALSHSSYSNELDQKSGNNERLEFLGDSVLNLIITDHLYKTYPNKSEGELSKARSYIVSEDSLSNIAREIDLGSYILLGRGEESNDGRNKKGILADAIEAFVGAIYLDSGFSVATEFVVGLFDMYIRLMFNRGDFKDYKSLLQEYIQKKYKISPSYKLDKEIGPDHDKVFCVELYVGEKFISNGKGKSKKEAEMRAAEVALKAMEDINL; translated from the coding sequence ATGAAAAAAAATTCTTCCGATTTTTGTTTTGATAGTGAAAGAAAAGCTCAGTTAAGTGAATTTTTGGAGAATTTGAGCATCGATTTTAATAATTTTGATTTATTAAATACAGCATTGAGCCACTCGTCTTATTCTAATGAGCTAGATCAAAAATCTGGCAATAATGAGAGGTTAGAATTTTTGGGAGATTCTGTGCTTAATTTGATTATTACAGATCATCTTTATAAAACTTATCCAAATAAAAGTGAAGGAGAGCTTAGTAAGGCTAGATCTTATATTGTTAGTGAAGATTCCCTATCTAATATTGCTAGAGAGATTGATCTTGGTTCTTATATTTTACTTGGCAGAGGAGAGGAGAGTAATGATGGTCGCAATAAAAAAGGCATTCTTGCAGATGCTATTGAAGCTTTTGTAGGCGCTATTTATCTTGATAGTGGTTTTTCAGTGGCAACAGAATTTGTGGTTGGACTTTTTGACATGTATATAAGATTGATGTTTAATAGGGGTGATTTTAAAGATTATAAGAGTTTGTTGCAGGAATATATTCAAAAAAAATATAAAATCTCACCGAGTTATAAACTAGACAAGGAAATAGGTCCAGACCATGATAAAGTCTTTTGTGTTGAACTTTATGTTGGAGAAAAGTTTATATCAAACGGAAAGGGTAAATCTAAAAAAGAGGCCGAAATGAGAGCGGCTGAAGTAGCTTTAAAAGCTATGGAAGATATTAATCTTTAA
- a CDS encoding CCA tRNA nucleotidyltransferase, with protein sequence MNLGKNNQNIIKIGKIFKKNNYEFYLVGGALRDLLLNKQPCDFDFATNATPEEIITLFPNNIKTGIKHGTIGIIFNKKIFEITTYRIEKEYENNRAPKKVEYTKNLIKDLERRDFTINAIAMDIFNFNIIDYYDGKKDLNKKIIRCIGNPNKRFEEDALRILRAARFSSTLNFNIEKNTLISMKYKKENILIISKERIKNEFHKLLEGTNIQKGIYYLKKVDFFKNFFNLEIKTKLIKKTALLNKDKFYLKAITILTIKKPIKELKEKLTLLKFSNKEIKLILFYRSIIDNNNIFNVKKLSDIRYLLSKSTREHYKEIIDIHKALKGKKKKYLFITKNIKRKKLLKSPLSLKDLKINGKDIQNLKQIENKNIGKILNILLSYVIENPKLNNKNYLIKKIKTLKINIFHSF encoded by the coding sequence ATGAATCTGGGCAAAAATAATCAAAATATAATTAAAATTGGTAAAATATTTAAAAAAAACAATTACGAATTTTACTTAGTTGGAGGCGCTTTAAGAGACTTACTTCTTAATAAACAACCTTGTGATTTTGATTTTGCAACAAATGCAACTCCTGAAGAAATAATAACATTATTTCCAAACAACATTAAAACAGGAATAAAACATGGCACAATTGGTATTATTTTTAATAAAAAAATCTTCGAAATTACCACATACAGAATAGAAAAAGAATATGAAAACAACAGAGCCCCAAAAAAAGTAGAATATACTAAAAATTTAATTAAAGATCTTGAAAGAAGAGACTTTACAATCAATGCAATTGCAATGGACATTTTTAACTTTAACATAATAGATTACTATGATGGAAAAAAAGATCTTAATAAAAAAATAATAAGATGCATAGGAAACCCAAATAAAAGATTTGAAGAAGACGCCCTTAGAATACTAAGAGCGGCAAGATTTTCATCCACACTTAATTTTAACATCGAAAAAAATACTTTAATTTCAATGAAATACAAAAAAGAAAATATTTTAATTATTTCAAAAGAAAGAATAAAAAATGAATTTCACAAATTGCTAGAAGGCACAAATATACAAAAAGGAATTTATTATCTTAAAAAAGTTGATTTTTTTAAGAATTTTTTCAACCTAGAAATAAAAACAAAATTAATCAAAAAAACTGCCCTGCTTAATAAAGACAAATTTTATCTAAAAGCAATCACTATACTGACAATTAAAAAACCTATAAAAGAGCTAAAAGAAAAATTAACTTTACTTAAATTCTCAAATAAAGAAATTAAGTTAATTTTATTTTATAGAAGTATAATTGATAATAACAATATTTTTAATGTTAAAAAATTAAGTGATATTAGATATTTGCTTAGCAAAAGCACAAGAGAGCATTATAAAGAAATAATTGATATACATAAAGCACTAAAAGGGAAAAAGAAAAAATATTTATTTATAACAAAAAATATAAAAAGAAAAAAATTACTAAAAAGCCCTCTCTCTTTAAAAGATTTAAAAATAAATGGAAAAGACATTCAAAATCTAAAACAAATAGAAAATAAAAATATAGGTAAAATTTTAAACATACTATTAAGCTATGTAATTGAAAATCCCAAACTTAATAATAAAAATTATCTTATAAAAAAAATAAAAACCTTAAAGATTAATATCTTCCATAGCTTTTAA